One part of the Corynebacterium aurimucosum ATCC 700975 genome encodes these proteins:
- a CDS encoding helix-turn-helix domain-containing protein, whose protein sequence is MINSIFNLSELVRLERQRAGMNQAELAEAMGRDRSWVVQLERGRRYNGNRFETEPEMVLKLAAVLNIDPVEALVASGIDKSEWPDLSHIRSKSANVRTVDITTLSNSQAKLVEQLVKEFKDGNKQNESGKQPGRHL, encoded by the coding sequence ATGATAAACAGCATTTTTAACCTCTCGGAATTAGTACGCCTAGAGCGACAGCGGGCCGGAATGAACCAGGCGGAGCTTGCCGAAGCGATGGGCCGCGACCGTAGTTGGGTAGTGCAATTGGAGCGGGGCCGCCGCTATAACGGCAACCGTTTTGAGACGGAGCCGGAAATGGTGCTAAAGCTCGCGGCGGTGCTCAATATTGACCCTGTGGAGGCGCTGGTGGCCTCTGGGATTGATAAATCAGAATGGCCCGATTTATCGCATATACGTTCGAAGAGTGCTAATGTTCGAACCGTCGATATAACCACCCTGTCCAACTCGCAGGCTAAGTTAGTCGAACAGTTAGTCAAAGAATTCAAAGACGGGAACAAGCAGAATGAAAGTGGTAAACAGCCTGGTAGACACCTATGA
- a CDS encoding helix-turn-helix domain-containing protein produces MPEKRYMSVTSMAQMYDLSPNFIRGHINAGNLTAVNISTNAVKPAWRISIEDADDFMHFLAQQAEMQERKLLTA; encoded by the coding sequence ATGCCAGAAAAGCGCTATATGAGTGTCACCTCAATGGCCCAAATGTACGACCTCAGCCCCAACTTCATCCGTGGCCATATCAACGCCGGAAACCTCACAGCCGTCAACATTTCCACCAACGCAGTCAAACCAGCATGGCGAATCAGTATCGAAGACGCTGACGACTTCATGCACTTCCTAGCCCAACAAGCAGAAATGCAGGAACGCAAACTACTCACCGCATAA